Genomic segment of Pseudomonadota bacterium:
GAGTTTTTCCCGCCTCCTGGTTGAAACCGGTGCAGAGATATTCGGCGATTCTTTTGGTTGCGCCCATGACCGAAGTTGGATTAACCGCCTTGTCAGTGGATATGAGGATAAATTTTTCCGCTCCATTTTTATGAGCCTGAAAAGCGATGTTATAGGTTCCGATGACATTGCTGTTTACCGCTTCATCGGCGTTATTTTCCATGATCGGCACCTGTTTGCAGGCGGCGGCGTGAAAGATAACTTCCGGTTGATAACGGGCGAAAAGTCGTTGCATCTTTACCTGGTCACGGATATCGCCAACCACGGAGGTTACTTGAGTTTGCTGGTTTATACCGAGGTTGTTGTCAAGATTATATAATTCAGTTTCATCTATCTCCAGCAGGATCAAGTGGGACGGCTGAAAGCTGAGAACTTGACGGGTTATTTCACTGCCAATGGAACCAGCGGCTCCGGTAATCAAAACCCGCTTATTCTGCAGGTAAGTGCCGATCATCTGGTAGTCGATGGCAACCACATCGCGACCAAGTAAATCTTCAATCTGCAGGTTCCGTAAATCTCCCAGGGTCAGTTCAATGGCCTGTGAGCTGTCAATAATACTGGATAGTACCCTGATATCATCGATCCCGGCGCTTTTAAGCAGTTTGACAATTCTTCTCAAAGTGCTGGCGTTAGCTGAAGAAATGGCGATAATCGCCACCGTAATCTTTTTTTTCGGCACCAGTCGGTAAATGCTGTTTAAATCACCTTCCACCCTGATTCCGTGAATCAGACTGCCGATTTTGCGCTGGTCATCATCAAGAAAAGCCACTGGCTGATAGGGAAGTTCCCGGATACGGCGGTGCAAATCCCGGGCGATCTGTTCCCCTGCCCGTCCAGCACCGATGATAACGGCTTTGCGGGCTGCAGAGGGTTTAGCCCGTGGGATAATCTTTTCCAGATAGATTCTTTTGCTGCCCCGCACCAGGACTGAGAAAACCAGGGTGAGAAAG
This window contains:
- a CDS encoding nucleoside-diphosphate sugar epimerase/dehydratase: MKFLIPTPKKRKLFFLCGDLVIFTLALYLAFNLRFEFSLPQIYRHQFLKFLPFFIAIKLIAFSLFKLYDITWRFVSLNEIWNICKAAFLAFIVCSTILFFGRQHQFFIPFPRSILLMDFFLTLVFSVLVRGSKRIYLEKIIPRAKPSAARKAVIIGAGRAGEQIARDLHRRIRELPYQPVAFLDDDQRKIGSLIHGIRVEGDLNSIYRLVPKKKITVAIIAISSANASTLRRIVKLLKSAGIDDIRVLSSIIDSSQAIELTLGDLRNLQIEDLLGRDVVAIDYQMIGTYLQNKRVLITGAAGSIGSEITRQVLSFQPSHLILLEIDETELYNLDNNLGINQQTQVTSVVGDIRDQVKMQRLFARYQPEVIFHAAACKQVPIMENNADEAVNSNVIGTYNIAFQAHKNGAEKFILISTDKAVNPTSVMGATKRIAEYLCTGFNQEAGKTQFLAVRFGNVLGSRGGVLELFLEQLKNGRPLTVTHPEMKRYFMTIPEAVSLVLQSVTLAKGGEVFVLDMGEPLSIVTLAEEVIRLNGMEPYTDIDIEFIGVRPGEKLFEELLTAEEGTRTTCHRKIFTANISTVYNYQQINEIVRRCRKLTQQTNLDNEQVKKFLHQYVKTYAGVETVNFVKAQRRTLTQVNSNKTA